In one window of Spirochaetota bacterium DNA:
- a CDS encoding PAS domain-containing protein — MKKRNTNTSSSVNNNIFDLLKHPICIIDNNGELSYRNNSFKQLFETDESDIRLDISHPFYPEYRKKIALTYSRVNKGLDGRCFAIMISSNGYRLPVEMHLYPLIENENVSSILAFMKIVDDRLLSFDKTTSSLLKDSSSDTKLYEFSPFPIVRFNPSGEIIKGSATFETLMGKNLNDKNKKENLLFLSLSPYDNKRMGKAITNILNGVISFSRIGELKITTANGDEKWVNAILYPITDDNNDISAIEIILEDFTQVKILENKLRVMKRTRIIGDISIGLLHYFNDIIYSITKRIQILKMEIRKDTSLNVLDEIERKAFEGEKQIKKIQNFIIEGNLSEDHRIRSFKKIIDEAISFAKIKFMTENNGKGKSIKYEKRYYSNSRVKGDIRKLNEIIISMIFKVSSIIDNKGVIIISLRNNGALSLSMSVEKANEMEIDNTDTISPQFPDIDVRYSAQGMNIKIIEEESTNSYSIKAIIPSSLIISKEGESTADLNNLKDMNAIILKEGGAVASKEIINNIGNTFFCNTLDEAISHYHKEHCDLLITDYHQSGVNGLELFTRIKELDENVLSVLLYNDNPDDLKAYRNVIDILIPTPLEQNRFNKEITKTLNSRKT, encoded by the coding sequence ATGAAGAAAAGGAATACAAATACTTCATCTTCAGTTAATAATAATATTTTTGATTTATTAAAACATCCTATCTGCATTATTGATAACAATGGAGAATTGTCTTACCGAAACAATAGTTTCAAACAACTATTTGAAACTGACGAAAGCGATATCAGACTGGATATATCCCACCCATTCTACCCTGAATACAGAAAAAAAATAGCCCTTACCTATTCTAGAGTTAATAAAGGCTTGGATGGACGATGTTTCGCAATAATGATTTCTTCTAATGGATATAGGCTCCCTGTTGAGATGCACTTATACCCATTGATCGAAAATGAAAATGTCTCATCCATTCTGGCCTTCATGAAAATAGTAGATGACAGACTACTCTCATTTGATAAGACTACATCGTCTTTACTCAAGGATTCTTCATCTGATACCAAATTGTATGAATTCTCGCCATTCCCAATTGTAAGGTTCAATCCCTCTGGAGAAATAATCAAAGGGAGTGCCACTTTTGAAACCCTAATGGGCAAAAATCTTAATGATAAAAACAAAAAAGAAAACTTACTGTTCCTCTCCTTATCGCCCTATGATAACAAAAGAATGGGAAAGGCAATAACAAACATTCTTAATGGAGTTATCTCTTTTAGCAGAATTGGAGAATTAAAAATAACTACTGCCAATGGTGATGAAAAATGGGTAAATGCTATTCTTTATCCAATAACAGATGATAACAACGATATTTCTGCTATAGAGATTATACTTGAAGATTTTACACAAGTCAAAATATTGGAAAATAAACTGAGAGTCATGAAAAGAACCCGAATTATCGGTGATATCTCAATAGGGCTATTACACTATTTTAATGATATTATTTATTCAATTACAAAGAGAATACAGATATTAAAAATGGAAATACGCAAGGATACATCTCTAAATGTACTTGATGAAATAGAAAGAAAGGCTTTTGAAGGCGAAAAGCAGATAAAAAAAATACAAAATTTTATAATAGAGGGGAATCTTTCCGAAGATCATAGAATTAGAAGCTTTAAGAAGATTATTGATGAGGCTATCAGTTTTGCAAAGATAAAATTCATGACCGAGAATAATGGAAAGGGAAAATCAATTAAATATGAAAAGAGATATTACTCCAATAGCAGAGTGAAGGGAGATATCAGAAAATTAAATGAAATTATTATCTCTATGATTTTTAAGGTTTCATCCATTATTGATAATAAGGGAGTTATAATTATTTCTCTAAGGAATAATGGTGCACTCTCTTTATCGATGAGTGTCGAAAAAGCCAATGAAATGGAAATTGACAATACTGATACAATATCTCCTCAATTTCCAGATATTGATGTGAGGTATAGTGCACAGGGGATGAACATCAAGATTATTGAAGAGGAGTCCACTAATTCTTATTCAATTAAAGCCATCATTCCATCATCATTGATTATTAGCAAAGAAGGAGAATCAACTGCTGATTTAAATAATCTAAAAGATATGAATGCTATTATACTAAAAGAAGGGGGGGCAGTAGCATCAAAAGAAATAATTAATAATATTGGGAATACCTTTTTCTGTAACACTTTGGATGAGGCAATATCACATTATCACAAAGAGCATTGTGATCTGTTGATTACAGATTATCATCAATCAGGAGTTAATGGATTGGAGCTTTTCACAAGGATAAAGGAATTAGATGAAAATGTTCTCTCGGTTTTATTATATAATGATAACCCTGATGATTTAAAAGCTTACAGGAATGTTATTGATATATTGATACCAACCCCTTTAGAACAGAACAGGTTTAACAAAGAGATCACAAAGACGCTAAATTCACGTAAAACATAA
- a CDS encoding potassium channel protein, whose amino-acid sequence MNLRKLIIILSFFLATIVFGTFSYHIVEEIPLFNSLYMTIITISTVGFSEVKPLSIYGRIITIVIISTGITIGAYAIGSLFGMLIEGELAKTFGRRKLEKDIRKIRDHYIVCGFGRIGHLICKELHQHSIKFVVIENNPSAIDQLEVEKYLYISMDATTEEALLKAEIMKAKGIVPAVMSDADNVFITLTAKSLRPDIFILSRASDEKSEMKLKWAGATKVVTPHLIGGKRMAQALIRPTVVDFIDIAMMNNHLGLIMEEVVVNEGSRLIGKNLIENNLRKDYGVIIVAIKKYNGDMIYNPLPDEILEVGDIFVAIGKKEDLIRMNEIL is encoded by the coding sequence ATGAACCTACGCAAATTAATTATAATATTATCTTTTTTTTTAGCGACTATTGTGTTTGGCACTTTCAGTTATCATATTGTGGAGGAGATTCCCCTCTTTAATTCTTTGTATATGACCATAATTACTATTAGTACTGTAGGATTTTCTGAGGTTAAACCTCTTTCAATTTATGGTAGGATAATCACAATTGTTATAATCAGTACCGGTATAACTATTGGTGCATATGCTATTGGGTCGCTGTTTGGTATGCTCATTGAAGGAGAGTTGGCGAAAACCTTTGGGAGGAGAAAATTGGAAAAGGATATTAGAAAAATAAGGGATCACTATATAGTTTGCGGATTTGGCAGAATTGGGCATCTCATTTGTAAAGAGCTACACCAGCATAGTATTAAGTTTGTTGTAATAGAGAACAACCCATCTGCCATTGATCAATTGGAGGTTGAAAAATATCTATATATATCGATGGATGCCACTACTGAAGAGGCGCTTCTCAAGGCAGAAATTATGAAAGCAAAGGGGATTGTCCCCGCTGTTATGTCTGATGCTGATAATGTATTCATAACCTTGACTGCCAAAAGCTTGAGGCCAGACATCTTTATTTTATCCAGAGCCTCAGATGAGAAGAGTGAAATGAAATTGAAATGGGCAGGAGCGACTAAGGTCGTTACACCCCATCTTATCGGGGGTAAGAGAATGGCTCAAGCATTAATAAGACCAACGGTCGTTGATTTTATTGATATTGCTATGATGAATAATCATCTAGGTCTTATCATGGAAGAGGTCGTTGTAAATGAGGGTTCCAGACTGATTGGAAAAAATCTTATTGAAAACAATTTAAGAAAGGATTATGGTGTTATTATTGTTGCTATTAAAAAATATAATGGAGATATGATTTATAATCCCTTACCAGATGAGATACTTGAGGTGGGTGATATTTTTGTGGCAATCGGAAAGAAGGAGGATTTGATTAGGATGAATGAAATTCTATAA
- a CDS encoding flagellin: MIINHNASAIFAHRTLKFHDWSISKDIEKLSSGMRINRAGDDASGLAVSEKMRTQINGLRQAERNTEDGMSFVQTAEGYLQELHDIIQRIRVLAVQAANGIYSAEDRQLIQVEVSELIDEVDRISSQAEFNKMKMLTGSFARLHPTASMWFHMGPNMHQRERVFIETMTTAALGLRNPVVLTFISISTPGKANAVIGLADEALRLIAKQRADLGAYYNRLEHAAKGLMNAYENIQASESRIRDTDMAEQMSSFIRYQILTQAATAMLAQANTKSQTVLQLLR; the protein is encoded by the coding sequence ATGATCATAAATCATAATGCCAGCGCAATTTTTGCGCATAGGACATTAAAGTTTCACGATTGGAGCATATCAAAAGACATAGAAAAGCTATCCTCCGGGATGAGAATAAATCGTGCTGGGGATGATGCTTCTGGACTGGCAGTGTCTGAAAAGATGAGGACACAGATAAATGGTCTGAGGCAAGCGGAGAGAAATACTGAAGATGGGATGTCATTCGTTCAGACCGCTGAAGGTTATCTCCAGGAACTACATGATATAATTCAGCGAATAAGGGTACTGGCTGTTCAAGCTGCAAATGGAATCTATTCGGCTGAAGATAGACAACTAATACAGGTAGAGGTCTCTGAGCTTATAGATGAAGTAGATAGGATTTCATCTCAGGCAGAATTCAACAAAATGAAGATGTTAACAGGGTCCTTTGCAAGACTTCATCCAACTGCTTCAATGTGGTTCCATATGGGGCCAAATATGCATCAGAGAGAGAGGGTTTTTATCGAAACAATGACTACAGCAGCTCTGGGTCTGCGTAATCCAGTAGTTCTAACATTTATATCCATTTCAACCCCTGGAAAGGCAAATGCCGTAATTGGTCTTGCAGATGAGGCATTAAGGCTTATCGCAAAGCAGCGAGCTGACCTTGGAGCCTATTATAACAGGCTTGAGCATGCTGCCAAGGGACTTATGAATGCCTATGAGAACATACAGGCCTCAGAGAGTAGAATTAGAGACACAGATATGGCAGAACAAATGTCATCCTTCATTAGGTACCAGATATTAACACAAGCAGCGACTGCAATGTTAGCACAGGCTAACACTAAATCTCAGACAGTATTGCAATTATTACGTTAA
- a CDS encoding PBP1A family penicillin-binding protein, producing the protein MLRKFNEYHSRLRKLKMPEEIIIPKRSINITDKISRLLPIFKIRFWILKAVILGAISGIIIAFFIILISDFHKVKALGEFQPNITTKIYDKNEFLISELFRQKRELISLSKIPSDLINSFIAIEDREYYDHMGINIKGIVRAFFINIFSGKIRQGGSTITQQLAKILLTSRERSIYRKIKEAFIAIMMEFFYNKQKILELYLNQIFLGHGVYGVESASRFYFDKHVWELDLAESALLASLPSSPNKLSPIRHPKRSMERHKTVLAGMVEMGFISIIEAEEVFLRFWPLYLEHINELSPTQNTWSSRVDKAPWFTEYIRRRLIKKYGERRVYEKGLKVYTTLDIDKQIAGQRILSEALRKQTIVSNSLLFKNEDYIVENYSNKIELFSLLFNLNPFNKKGSIELKKLIEYAQKEITDELEIINYFVGFDEIGKILDIFKSAHYGDKELQKVEGCLISINHRNGYIEAMIGGSEFSSINQLNRVMQSRRQPGSAIKPLLYTAALESGRFTSSTAILDSPLVYLDNEGGDWIPENYEGEYYGLVRLRSALAKSINGVSIRVADQLGIDYVMEFLSKLLKIRSNNINKRIPRNLSIALGSFEISSFELARAYAIIANGGRDVIPFSIRYITDRNGVIIENQEEEVKKILLKKKGEGRFQIITPSTSQIMISMLKSVITSGTAHQATIGMPAGGKTGTTNNWRDAWFIGFSPQITTCLWMGYDTQGLSLGIGQSGGVVAAPVWAKYMKEILRNEPYKYFPFYATLIEKDVCAHSGKLPSPNCRNVIKEVFNKDTLPNDECTICKGIHQDIALHKKGPRVNIIKAQKKSIFKNINSGKVNNTIIDNIDNNLLD; encoded by the coding sequence ATGCTCAGAAAATTTAATGAATATCATTCAAGATTGAGAAAACTGAAAATGCCTGAAGAAATAATTATACCTAAGCGCTCAATCAATATTACTGACAAAATATCAAGATTACTCCCAATATTTAAAATTAGGTTTTGGATTTTAAAGGCTGTTATTCTGGGAGCAATATCCGGCATTATTATTGCCTTTTTCATAATTTTGATTTCAGATTTCCATAAAGTAAAGGCACTTGGCGAATTCCAACCCAATATCACAACAAAAATATATGATAAGAATGAATTCCTAATATCTGAACTCTTTAGGCAAAAGAGAGAGTTGATATCCTTAAGTAAAATTCCCTCAGATCTTATTAACTCCTTTATTGCAATAGAAGATCGTGAGTATTATGATCACATGGGCATTAATATCAAGGGGATTGTAAGGGCTTTTTTTATTAATATCTTTTCTGGAAAGATTAGACAGGGTGGAAGCACAATTACTCAACAGCTAGCTAAAATATTGCTTACCTCAAGAGAGAGAAGCATATATAGAAAAATAAAAGAGGCCTTTATTGCTATTATGATGGAGTTCTTCTATAACAAACAGAAAATACTAGAGCTTTATCTGAATCAGATATTTCTTGGACATGGTGTTTATGGTGTTGAATCAGCATCAAGATTCTACTTTGACAAGCATGTATGGGAGTTAGATCTGGCTGAATCAGCTCTACTGGCGAGCCTACCATCCTCCCCGAATAAACTCTCCCCTATTAGGCACCCCAAGAGGTCGATGGAGAGGCATAAAACCGTACTTGCAGGAATGGTAGAAATGGGATTTATTTCAATCATAGAAGCTGAAGAGGTTTTTCTAAGGTTTTGGCCTTTATACTTGGAACACATAAATGAACTTTCTCCAACTCAAAATACATGGTCTTCGAGGGTAGACAAGGCGCCATGGTTTACAGAATATATAAGAAGAAGACTGATCAAGAAGTATGGTGAGAGAAGAGTATATGAAAAAGGACTTAAGGTTTATACAACCCTGGATATAGATAAACAAATAGCTGGACAGAGAATATTATCCGAGGCCTTGAGGAAGCAGACTATTGTATCAAACAGCCTGTTATTTAAGAATGAGGATTATATTGTTGAAAACTACTCCAATAAAATTGAACTATTCTCTCTTCTTTTCAACCTCAATCCATTCAACAAGAAGGGATCGATTGAACTAAAGAAGCTAATTGAATATGCTCAAAAAGAAATAACCGATGAATTAGAGATAATTAATTACTTTGTTGGCTTTGATGAAATTGGCAAAATTTTGGATATTTTTAAATCAGCACATTATGGGGATAAAGAGCTTCAAAAAGTTGAGGGTTGTCTCATCTCCATAAATCATAGAAATGGATACATTGAGGCAATGATAGGCGGAAGCGAATTTTCAAGTATTAACCAGCTTAATAGAGTGATGCAATCAAGACGTCAACCTGGCTCTGCTATAAAACCTCTGCTTTACACTGCTGCATTGGAATCCGGGAGGTTTACCTCTTCAACAGCTATACTCGATTCCCCGTTAGTCTATCTTGACAATGAGGGGGGAGACTGGATACCTGAAAATTATGAGGGAGAGTATTATGGATTAGTAAGATTAAGAAGCGCGCTTGCCAAATCAATTAATGGGGTATCGATAAGGGTAGCAGACCAATTAGGCATTGATTATGTTATGGAATTTCTGTCTAAGCTTTTAAAAATAAGGAGCAATAATATCAATAAGCGCATACCGAGAAATCTATCAATCGCTCTTGGATCTTTTGAGATCAGTTCTTTTGAATTAGCAAGAGCTTATGCAATAATTGCAAATGGAGGCAGGGATGTAATTCCATTTAGCATTAGATACATTACAGATAGGAATGGAGTAATAATTGAAAACCAGGAAGAAGAGGTTAAAAAGATACTTTTGAAAAAGAAAGGAGAGGGACGCTTCCAGATAATCACCCCTAGCACCTCCCAAATCATGATCAGCATGCTGAAGTCAGTAATAACATCCGGAACAGCACATCAGGCAACGATCGGGATGCCAGCAGGCGGAAAGACTGGAACTACGAACAACTGGCGAGATGCATGGTTTATAGGTTTCTCTCCTCAGATAACTACATGTTTATGGATGGGATATGATACTCAGGGACTATCCCTTGGGATTGGTCAGTCCGGGGGAGTGGTTGCAGCTCCTGTATGGGCAAAATATATGAAGGAAATCCTGAGAAATGAACCTTATAAATACTTTCCGTTCTATGCTACTTTAATAGAAAAGGATGTCTGTGCTCATTCAGGAAAACTCCCTTCTCCCAATTGCAGAAATGTAATTAAAGAGGTTTTCAATAAAGACACTTTACCTAATGATGAATGCACTATTTGCAAAGGCATTCATCAGGATATTGCGCTTCACAAAAAGGGTCCTAGGGTAAATATCATTAAAGCTCAAAAAAAATCGATTTTTAAAAATATTAATTCTGGCAAGGTCAATAACACTATCATTGATAACATTGATAACAATCTTCTTGATTAG
- a CDS encoding acetyl-CoA carboxylase biotin carboxyl carrier protein subunit: MAEITAPMTGKVIDILINVGDQVKTDDEVLILEAMKMEMPIVSEDDGVVKEIRCKKDDTVDSGAVLVVIE, from the coding sequence GTGGCAGAGATAACTGCTCCTATGACAGGGAAAGTGATTGATATCCTAATCAATGTGGGAGATCAGGTTAAAACTGACGATGAGGTGTTGATACTTGAAGCAATGAAAATGGAGATGCCAATTGTAAGTGAGGATGATGGGGTAGTCAAGGAGATACGGTGCAAGAAGGATGATACAGTAGATAGCGGTGCTGTCTTAGTTGTAATAGAATAA
- a CDS encoding PAS domain S-box protein: protein MCNNNLKTINVLLIKGNGKASEIIKDMLIKQQDIHFNIEYYSSFISETEIILLNNIDVVLLDLSIINIQGDIIKKINARLPLLPIITFGNDDVYSKIKSTHNMISDNLTIDDIHSRLAIHSIRYNIKISKIKKELEESDDRFLKLSDSIQDGIIIINDEGNITYWNPAATKIFGYTKEEVIGEDLHILLAHNRFHNDYIKGFNVFKNTGKGYAIAKILELSAIRKDQTEFPIELSVSAVLLNDRWNAIGIVRDITERKRIEESLKNSEKRFRSLIEDGTDVIAIVNKDGYITYESPTAKQVMGYNPEDLINTHFLNRIHPDDKRDAIKAYEEILLNPKKPIKIEFRSKHKDGSWRIIELICKNLLDDPAVSGIVANFRDITERRQIEAIKSAKDAAESANMAKTKFLANISHELKTPLNSIIGFSQFLRMQQIGKLNETQLDYVNTIHNNGKHLLEIMNDILDISIIESQKIQLCITPCDIKYIVLKSVTSMESLLNEKGVKLMLNIEPNIGKVEVDETRLKQILLNLLSNAIKFTDSGKNIGIGVHKIEDGIKITVWDEGKGISKDNLNIIFDPFVQIYTKEEGKTGGTGLGLSIVKELVELHEGRLDVESIVGSGSRFSIILPKKRNIHI, encoded by the coding sequence ATGTGTAATAATAACTTAAAAACCATTAATGTCCTACTCATAAAGGGAAACGGTAAAGCGTCCGAAATAATAAAGGATATGCTTATTAAGCAGCAAGATATTCATTTCAATATTGAATACTATAGCAGTTTCATTTCGGAGACTGAAATAATACTATTAAATAATATTGATGTAGTACTACTTGACCTCTCAATTATCAATATACAAGGGGATATAATAAAAAAAATAAATGCTCGATTACCGCTTTTACCAATAATAACATTTGGAAATGATGATGTTTACTCTAAAATAAAATCCACACATAATATGATTTCAGATAATTTAACTATAGATGATATTCATAGCAGACTAGCAATACATTCAATAAGATATAATATTAAGATTTCTAAGATAAAAAAGGAACTTGAGGAAAGCGATGATCGCTTCCTTAAACTATCCGATTCGATACAGGACGGAATTATCATTATCAATGATGAAGGGAATATTACATATTGGAATCCAGCAGCTACTAAAATCTTTGGTTATACAAAGGAAGAGGTAATCGGAGAAGATCTGCATATCCTACTTGCTCATAATAGGTTTCATAACGATTACATCAAAGGATTTAATGTATTTAAAAATACAGGGAAGGGCTATGCAATAGCAAAGATACTTGAGTTATCAGCGATTAGAAAAGATCAAACAGAATTCCCAATTGAGTTGTCCGTATCAGCAGTCCTTTTGAACGACAGATGGAATGCTATAGGTATCGTAAGGGATATAACTGAACGAAAACGCATAGAGGAATCACTGAAAAATAGTGAAAAACGATTTCGATCGTTGATCGAGGACGGAACAGATGTTATTGCCATTGTAAATAAAGATGGATATATTACTTATGAAAGCCCTACAGCTAAGCAGGTTATGGGGTACAATCCAGAAGATCTAATAAACACTCATTTTCTGAATCGAATTCATCCGGATGATAAAAGGGATGCTATAAAGGCCTATGAAGAAATATTATTGAATCCTAAGAAACCTATTAAGATTGAATTTAGATCTAAGCACAAAGATGGATCATGGCGAATAATTGAACTTATCTGTAAAAACCTATTAGATGATCCTGCTGTATCTGGTATTGTTGCCAATTTTAGAGATATTACGGAAAGAAGACAGATAGAGGCGATAAAAAGTGCTAAAGATGCGGCTGAAAGCGCTAATATGGCAAAGACGAAATTCTTAGCTAATATAAGCCATGAGCTCAAAACCCCTTTAAATTCAATAATTGGATTCAGCCAATTCCTGAGGATGCAGCAGATAGGTAAGCTAAATGAAACACAACTAGATTATGTAAACACTATTCATAATAATGGAAAGCATCTTCTGGAGATTATGAATGACATTCTAGATATTTCAATAATTGAATCCCAAAAAATACAATTGTGTATTACTCCTTGTGATATTAAATACATTGTATTAAAATCTGTAACATCAATGGAGTCTTTATTGAATGAAAAGGGGGTAAAACTGATGTTAAATATAGAACCAAATATTGGAAAAGTGGAAGTTGATGAAACACGATTAAAACAGATTCTATTGAATCTATTATCCAATGCAATTAAGTTTACTGATTCTGGGAAAAATATTGGTATTGGAGTCCATAAAATAGAAGATGGCATAAAAATAACTGTATGGGATGAGGGGAAAGGGATATCCAAGGATAACCTCAATATAATATTTGATCCCTTTGTGCAAATATACACAAAAGAAGAAGGGAAGACTGGAGGAACAGGTTTAGGTTTATCAATAGTAAAGGAACTTGTTGAGCTTCATGAAGGCAGACTGGATGTTGAGAGCATAGTTGGATCGGGGAGTCGATTCTCTATAATTTTACCTAAAAAAAGGAATATTCATATTTAG
- a CDS encoding response regulator has translation MTYKRILIAEDSPSVGKLICDVLMANGYQVTLATNGRDALNHFATEPFPVVITDIEMPIMDGNEFIDHLKCIDESTSIIVETVHKEISMIIETMRKGVYDYLVKPFDIEDLLLKIERAFEVAELKMMKKTLEKERMIRCDSQLEWYKWQDSVKDRSTYDKNKSLFKNLLTSMNQGAGFGSLVTLINLISTNSKEENGHYIIESDLFNIVKENAKMTEKALKAFSDIEHIEKNELDFHRISCDGIYNEIVEIKNGLNVYTTSKNQWFLLSDRKIFFSEKYVEINMEYFRKAINEIIINALKYSRPNSAVTIIFDCINKELNISVVNDPIPDDEGRVGIPLGYENIIFEPFFRMTKTVQEEYTTLDYGLGLTLVDKIINKHNGKISATNIVDHSIISNKPTNKVTFNISIPCNP, from the coding sequence ATGACTTACAAAAGAATTTTAATTGCCGAAGATAGCCCAAGTGTTGGTAAATTAATTTGTGATGTGTTAATGGCAAATGGATATCAAGTTACTTTAGCGACCAATGGGAGAGACGCTTTGAATCACTTTGCAACAGAACCTTTCCCTGTAGTAATAACCGACATAGAGATGCCCATAATGGATGGCAATGAATTCATTGATCATCTCAAATGCATTGATGAATCCACTTCTATTATTGTAGAAACAGTGCATAAGGAAATCTCTATGATTATTGAAACAATGCGAAAGGGAGTGTATGACTACCTTGTCAAACCTTTTGATATAGAGGATCTACTACTAAAAATAGAAAGAGCATTTGAAGTAGCTGAGCTGAAAATGATGAAAAAGACCTTGGAGAAGGAAAGAATGATAAGATGTGACAGTCAACTGGAATGGTATAAATGGCAAGACTCTGTAAAGGATCGATCAACATATGATAAAAACAAATCGCTGTTTAAGAATCTTCTAACAAGCATGAATCAAGGAGCGGGTTTTGGATCGTTAGTAACGCTAATTAATCTTATTTCAACAAACTCAAAGGAAGAGAACGGACACTATATAATCGAATCTGATTTGTTTAATATAGTAAAAGAAAATGCCAAAATGACCGAAAAGGCATTAAAAGCCTTTTCGGATATTGAACACATTGAAAAAAATGAATTAGATTTTCATAGAATTTCATGTGATGGGATATATAATGAAATTGTTGAAATAAAAAACGGATTAAACGTTTATACTACAAGTAAAAATCAATGGTTTCTATTAAGCGATAGAAAAATATTCTTTTCAGAAAAATATGTAGAAATAAACATGGAATATTTTCGGAAAGCTATAAACGAGATCATAATTAACGCTCTTAAGTATTCAAGACCTAATTCAGCTGTTACTATTATATTTGATTGTATCAATAAAGAATTAAATATCTCTGTTGTTAATGATCCAATACCAGATGATGAAGGCAGGGTTGGCATTCCTTTGGGTTATGAAAATATAATATTTGAACCATTTTTTCGAATGACAAAAACAGTACAGGAGGAATACACAACTCTCGATTATGGTTTAGGCCTAACCCTAGTGGATAAAATTATCAATAAACATAATGGCAAAATCTCAGCAACAAATATAGTAGATCATTCGATCATTTCGAATAAACCGACAAATAAAGTGACTTTCAATATTAGTATACCCTGTAATCCTTAA